The DNA sequence GTCAATTAATCGACAATCATTGCAGTTCTACTTTATAGTGATATGTAGCTGGGTTTAAATTCTGTCTGTTACTCAACCTTTCAGTTGGTACTAGTGCAATACTGTCATAGATTGATCATTGCCATAGCGGTatactataaaataaaaacatgacattaaaacattgaaacctttatttaaaaaaaaaaaagaatctgtgtAAAAAATAATCAGTATTTGTTTAATTGGCTACATTAGTTCTGATGATTTTGATATCATCAACTGGACGATCTTGACCACTTGTCTCCACCATCCCAATCCGGTTCAGCACTCCCATCCCCTGGCATACTCTTCCAAAAATACTGTGCTTTCCATCTAACCACTGAGTGGGTCCGAGAGTGAAGAAGAACTGGCTTCCGTTTGTGTCTGGTCCTGCGTTGGCCATCGCCAGAATACCAGCACCTAACAGATACacaaatgaaaagagagaatTACAATTTTGTGACTTTTCGCTGTTAAAAGTCCCTCAAGTGTCACATAAACATTAGAAATCTGTAACAATTGGTCCATTTTAATCAGATTTCAAATCAAGAAATTCTTGAGGCAAAACCACAACAACTTTTAACATTTGGTATACATTGACTAATATATTTGAAAATCCACTGAGTTGCCAGTATATTAGGTATACCTCGCTAAAAACCAATGCACTTAAATACAACAGCACTGCAACAAAACCTAACTTAATTTTTGTAAAAAAGATAACATTAAGGACTCCGTACTGACAGGTAAATTATTTGAAAAGGGCAGAGGAGCCTTTTCTTTATTTACCAACCTATACTTGTCTCCTCCACATCTACCAACTTTTATTCAATTGGGGATTTTTCCACTGTGATTACCTGTAAATTTCAGTTCTGGGTTCAGCTCATCTTCAAACTGTTTACCAAATATGGATGCACCACCGCGACCTGTTAGAAGACCAAAGACCAGTAAACTACAGATTTGCCATCTTCAAATAAGGTAACTGAAGGAAACATACAATCATGAACATTGAACTGTGAGGTTCAACAATGCTCTGTGTCTACAGTATATTTCACCCTTACTTTGCCAAAAAGGTAAAGTTGTGTTTTCAGGGAGACAGGTTTACAAAGTAAAGTGAATGTTATGGAtaagatgacaaaaaaatgtacgAGCATGAGCTACTACAAGTGGTGTAAGACATTGTTTGAAATATACGTCaattagaaaaacaaaatgttcaaaagatcacacattaaaataccttcctttttttttttttttttttttttaaatgctcatAAATAAGAAGTGTGGTGGTGTGATCCTCACTACACAGGCTGCACTGCTAAGTGTTTTGGTTGGGTGAAATCTATTAATTCAAGAATGCAGAAAGTAAATCCTGCTACAATACTAATTTAAAGCATAAATTAAAACACGAGGCCCACTGAAATATGCAGAAGTCTGATTGATAACATTACACATGTGGAGCCTGGCTGCATGCATTTGCTCCCATTCAGCCACAAGAGCATCAGTGAGGTGAGCCAATGATGTTGGGTAGTAAGTCCTGGCTTATAGTTTTCAGCCTAAAAGGTGTTGGATAGGGTAAAGGTTTGGGCTCTGTGCACTTGTAACACAAATTTCACTTCCAAACAAGGACCTTTTCCCAAACTATTGCTACAAAAGTTGGAACCAAAACATTTTCTTAAATATCATTGAGTGCTGTAGCATAAGATTTCCCAGCAATGCTTTATTTCATAGGGCCCATTATTTCCTAAGAAATGTTTTGAAAGCTTCCTTGTAAGAACGATGTAATTTGATACAAATTATAGGAAATAGAGACAAAGTTCTGAGGCagtttgagtttagtttataaactgttgttgctttCCAAAGAAACTTTTGAGAATTGTTCCATTTATACCAAATAAATATGTATTCTTTTTCTAAAAGTAGAATTATGTTATGTTTGCCTAGTGCCAAAATTCCACAATACTAATTGAACACGTTGACCTGGTGCCAAATTGCGAAAATCTTTCTGGGAAACTTTCACCAGCCAGGTCAAAATAGCACAAAAGTACGTGACCAAGCCTGCCTCTGCATCCTGTCTGGATATGTCGTGTATGTGATGAACCCACCTGTTCCTGTAGGGTCTCCTCCTTGCACCATGAAGTCTTTGATTATTCGGTGAAACTTTGTGTTATTGTAGTAGCCTCTTCTGGCCAGCTCTGCAAAGTTCTTGCAGGTCTTTGGTGCATGTTTCCAGTACAGCTCCACCACAACCGTCCCCATCCTGCAATGCATGGTCAGTATTAATATGTGTAGCGTCGTTGGATAGCACAGACAGCACTCTGACGGTGTGTTAAAGATTATCCAAAGCCTTAGAATAAATGTTAGTATCGCAGAAGTTAACCTAGTCGGCGCAACGCGAAGTTAATTAACGTCACCAAaccgctagctagctaacatcaCGTTATGACTGAGAGCTATCTTAACCGAGTTAGCATCAGCGGTTTTACTAAAAACTTACGTCGTGTCCAGAGCCACTGTTGGCGGCTGCCATGTGTCTGGAGGTATCCCTGACATTATCACTCCAAAATATACCCTTCGGTGGGCTTTAAACA is a window from the Perca flavescens isolate YP-PL-M2 chromosome 4, PFLA_1.0, whole genome shotgun sequence genome containing:
- the ppil1 gene encoding peptidyl-prolyl cis-trans isomerase-like 1, producing MSGIPPDTWQPPTVALDTTMGTVVVELYWKHAPKTCKNFAELARRGYYNNTKFHRIIKDFMVQGGDPTGTGRGGASIFGKQFEDELNPELKFTGAGILAMANAGPDTNGSQFFFTLGPTQWLDGKHSIFGRVCQGMGVLNRIGMVETSGQDRPVDDIKIIRTNVAN